One region of Mycolicibacterium rhodesiae NBB3 genomic DNA includes:
- the rplC gene encoding 50S ribosomal protein L3, producing MARKSILGTKLGMTQVFDENNKVVPVTVVKAGPNVVTMIRTPERDGYSAVQLAYGEISPRKVNKPLTGQYAAAGVNPRRHIAEFRLDDEAAAAEYELGQELTAEIFADGAYVDVTGTSKGKGFAGTMKRHGFKGQGASHGAQAVHRRPGSIGGCATPGRVFKGTRMSGRMGSDRVTTQNLLVHKVDAENGVLLIKGAIPGRNGGLVTVRSAIKRGEK from the coding sequence ATGGCTAGAAAGAGCATTCTGGGCACCAAGCTGGGCATGACGCAGGTGTTCGACGAGAACAACAAGGTCGTGCCGGTGACGGTGGTCAAGGCCGGGCCCAATGTCGTCACGATGATCCGCACGCCTGAGCGTGACGGCTACAGCGCGGTGCAACTTGCCTACGGCGAGATCAGCCCCCGCAAGGTGAACAAGCCGCTGACGGGGCAGTACGCCGCGGCGGGTGTGAACCCGCGCCGTCACATCGCTGAGTTCCGGCTCGACGACGAGGCCGCGGCCGCGGAGTACGAGCTGGGCCAGGAGCTGACCGCCGAGATCTTCGCCGACGGCGCGTACGTCGACGTGACGGGGACCTCGAAGGGTAAGGGCTTCGCAGGCACCATGAAGCGTCACGGCTTCAAGGGCCAGGGCGCCAGCCACGGTGCCCAGGCAGTGCACCGCCGCCCGGGTTCCATCGGCGGCTGCGCCACTCCCGGCCGGGTGTTCAAGGGCACCCGCATGTCGGGCCGCATGGGCAGCGACCGGGTGACGACGCAGAACCTGTTGGTGCACAAGGTCGATGCCGAGAACGGCGTGCTGTTGATCAAGGGTGCCATCCCGGGCCGCAACGGTGGACTGGTGACGGTGCGCAGCGCAATCAAGCGAGGCGAGAAGTAA
- the rpsJ gene encoding 30S ribosomal protein S10, producing the protein MAGQKIRIRLKAYDHEAIDASARKIVETVTRTGASVVGPVPLPTEKNVYCVIRSPHKYKDSREHFEMRTHKRLIDILDPTPKTVDALMRIDLPASVDVNIQ; encoded by the coding sequence GTGGCGGGACAGAAGATCCGCATCAGGCTCAAGGCCTACGACCATGAGGCGATCGACGCCTCAGCGCGCAAGATCGTGGAAACGGTCACCCGGACGGGCGCCAGCGTGGTCGGCCCGGTGCCGCTGCCGACCGAGAAGAACGTGTATTGCGTCATCCGGTCCCCGCATAAGTACAAGGACTCGCGGGAGCACTTCGAGATGCGTACTCACAAGCGGCTCATCGACATCCTCGACCCCACGCCGAAGACCGTTGACGCTCTCATGCGCATCGATCTGCCGGCGAGCGTCGACGTCAACATCCAATAG
- a CDS encoding WS/DGAT/MGAT family O-acyltransferase, whose protein sequence is MDRVSGYDAFFLELESVTQPVNVCCLLELDTSTMPGGYSYGRLVESLDARVAAAPDFRLKLADSQLNPANPVWVEDLDFRIDRHVHRIGLPRPGGRSELAEICGHIAALPLDRSRPLWEMWVIEGPDDADSVAVMMKSHHAAVDGVGGADLLMHLCGIDTRVPVPVAEPVSGPPVAGRIEMAAAGIADVIRRPWRLVNVVPDTARTVVHTVQRAVSGEAMAPPFVAPCTPFNAPFTSRRNIAFTRVDLADVKKVKEKFGITVNDVVVAMTAGALRQFLSDRGELPEGPLVATVPMSTRDKSDRPGRNHTMWMFCRLATDVEDVAERLEIICGNLAHAKGHGNEMAPTLIQDWTEFLGRSALNAVVRLARNIPLPDRPIHNLVLSNVPGPQQPLYFLGCAITAQYPFGPLVIGAGLNVTVMSLNGRLGIGVISCPDLVADVWDLADAFPVALDELLQL, encoded by the coding sequence GTGAACGTGTGCTGTCTGCTCGAACTCGATACGTCGACCATGCCGGGTGGATACAGCTACGGCCGGCTCGTCGAGTCGCTGGATGCCCGGGTCGCGGCGGCTCCCGACTTTCGCCTCAAACTGGCTGACAGCCAACTGAATCCGGCGAACCCGGTCTGGGTCGAAGATCTGGATTTCCGCATCGACCGCCACGTTCATCGCATCGGGCTTCCGCGGCCGGGCGGTCGATCCGAGTTGGCCGAGATCTGCGGGCACATCGCCGCACTGCCGCTGGACCGGTCACGTCCGCTGTGGGAGATGTGGGTCATCGAGGGTCCCGATGACGCCGACTCCGTCGCGGTGATGATGAAGTCCCATCACGCGGCCGTCGACGGCGTCGGGGGAGCAGACCTGCTGATGCACCTGTGCGGTATCGACACAAGGGTGCCCGTACCCGTGGCCGAGCCGGTGAGCGGACCGCCAGTCGCAGGCCGAATCGAGATGGCCGCGGCGGGCATCGCCGACGTCATCCGCCGGCCGTGGCGGCTGGTCAACGTTGTTCCCGACACCGCGCGGACGGTCGTGCACACCGTGCAGCGCGCGGTCAGTGGCGAGGCGATGGCGCCACCCTTCGTGGCTCCGTGCACCCCTTTCAACGCACCGTTCACCAGCCGACGGAACATCGCCTTCACTCGTGTCGATCTGGCGGACGTCAAGAAGGTCAAGGAAAAATTCGGGATCACCGTCAACGATGTGGTGGTCGCGATGACGGCGGGCGCCCTGCGCCAGTTCCTTTCCGATCGTGGGGAACTCCCCGAGGGGCCGTTGGTCGCGACGGTGCCGATGTCGACCCGGGACAAGTCGGACCGGCCCGGGCGCAACCACACGATGTGGATGTTCTGCCGGCTTGCCACCGACGTCGAGGACGTCGCCGAGCGGCTCGAGATCATCTGCGGCAACCTGGCGCATGCCAAAGGCCACGGCAACGAGATGGCTCCCACGCTCATCCAGGATTGGACCGAGTTCCTCGGCAGGTCGGCGCTGAACGCGGTGGTCCGGTTGGCCCGCAACATTCCGCTCCCCGACCGGCCGATCCACAATCTCGTCCTGTCGAACGTTCCCGGCCCTCAGCAGCCGCTCTACTTCTTGGGCTGTGCCATCACCGCGCAGTATCCGTTCGGGCCGCTCGTGATCGGTGCGGGCCTCAACGTGACTGTGATGTCGCTGAACGGTCGACTGGGCATCGGCGTGATCTCGTGTCCCGATCTCGTCGCCGACGTCTGGGACCTCGCCGATGCGTTTCCCGTGGCGTTGGACGAGCTGCTCCAGCTCTAG